From a single Apium graveolens cultivar Ventura chromosome 2, ASM990537v1, whole genome shotgun sequence genomic region:
- the LOC141703746 gene encoding uncharacterized protein LOC141703746, which produces MLWVLNGGPWNFDNVMLQVVIISMGIDPIKIQLWFLKIWIQIHDLPNGFMTEAVGKQLGDFFGEFLQYDANNNTSIWRECMRIKINLDARKPLKKRKKITCRNGSDFIVTCKYERLGDFCFSCGLVSHTDRFYRRFIDRRGEKGMKDW; this is translated from the coding sequence ATGTTATGGGTGTTAAATGGTGGACCTTGGAATTTTGATAATGTCATGCTGCAAGTGGTCATCATTTCAATGGGGATCGATCCTATAAAAATACAACTATGGTTTCTTAAAATTTGGATTCAAATTCATGACCTACCTAATGGGTTCATGACGGAGGCTGTTGGAAAGCAACTAGGGGATTTTTTTGGTGAATTTCTGCAATATGATGCAAATAATAATACAAGTATTTGGCGTGAGTGTATGAGGATTAAGATTAATCTTGATGCTCGGAAACCTCTGAAAAAGAGGAAAAAGATAACATGTAGAAATGGATCAGATTTTATTGTCACATGTAAGTATGAACGCTTGGGCGATTTCTGTTTCTCCTGTGGGCTTGTTTCTCATACTGATAGGTTCTACAGACGATTCATAGATAGGAGGGGGGAGAAAGGAATGAAAGATTGGTGA